From a single Phragmites australis chromosome 7, lpPhrAust1.1, whole genome shotgun sequence genomic region:
- the LOC133925006 gene encoding uncharacterized protein LOC133925006 isoform X1 yields MEAVEDTYVEAAILWLAQTILASLLAGKLEAWLRQVGLADDTEKLRYEILRVETVVAAGKGRATGNKLLARCLCRLKELMYDADDVVDELDYYRLKHQVEGDPTACATEPESTDGLQQQQVERVTLARAIEPEGTVGDGSRDNAGTSSRSDRKKRSKAWKDFIVVTEDADGKPKTAQCIHCDAKLGCDPRNGTSVLRNHSKSDSCKRKRAASEQPSNPSFSSCSAGDGAQNGATVSIHDSDSRKRKRIDEASAHNTAANKNPWNKAEFCNRIEQTTNQLKEAISEVQKLYGSDSVASTNVCKNTAADPRRRTSSLVQRKMYGRLAEKDSIMKLMTEDKSDSVLVLPIVGIGGIGKTALAQHIYNDPTVKSQFDHRIWVWVSNSVDEVRLAREMLDFVSEEKHEGISSLAKLQEILQSHVTSNRFLLILDDVWGNMDEHTWSKLLAPLKSDNAKGNVIIVTTRQISIAKRIGTVEPIKLDGLQDYNFWLLFRACAFGDDKYEGHPSLNIIGWQIAKKLQGNPLAAETAGMLLREHLIIDHWSNILKNENWKSLKLNGGIMPALKLSYDYLPDHLQHCFRYCCLFPKDHHFGGVELVRIWISQGFVDSSHTSKSLEDTGNNYLADLMDSSLFEQVKCKRHSQECFVMHGLMHDLAWKVSRAEFGTIDGWDCEEILPTVRHLSIVTDSAFSHEKMEENPLQVESVRKLRSLILIGNYDPSFFRYFQNMFKQAENLRLLQISATSVDFVSFLHNLECRTHLRYLKLENKWIGEDLSIPMSKFYHLEVLDAGHPTIVHGMIDLVSMRYLLVTKGARSSITSVGEMSNHQDVPNFTDQNSSCSEITQLQSMNKLVQLGVFQLENVSSAEAYGPKLRDKQHLQKLHLSWNDTLSQDGYDSRSSGQFVDTAKEVLEGLEPHRNLKHLQISGYSSATSPVWLGTSVYCLQTLHLEDCGEWQILPSLGRLSFLTKLKLRKMQKVTELSIPSLEELVLIEMPQLERCSCNSVRDLNSSLRILKIKRCSELKVFPLFESCEKLKIEKKSWLSHLTKLTIRDCPRLTISNPLPPSSSGCKLSIARVSTLPTMEGSSNGELIIKDDSDSDPCFPCDEDSDGLTNLDDKIVSFHNLRDLTRLQIAGCENLSSISLEGFRQLVSLKSLEIVCCTKLFSSVVLPEHTHEYMADANFIALPSLKHLRIDSCGITGKWLTVILKHVPRLEELHLKNLNVSGLLIEGKESGLSHLEKLSIVCCRSLTALEGLDSCTTLEKLNIVSCASLTALEGLDSCTALKELNIEGCHSLTALEGLQSRLKKLQILGNQSLKCLQLDFCTALEEFKIVGCRSLTALEGLDSCTALKELNIEGCYSLTALEGLQSRLKKLQIWDSQSLKCLQLDSCTVLEEFKIVGCRSLTALEGLDSCTALKELNIEGCHSLTALEGLQSRLKKLQILSNQSLKCLQLDSCTALEEFKIVGCRSLTALEGLDSCTALKELNIEGCHSLTALEGLQSRLKKLQIWGSQSLKCLQLDSCTALEEFKIVGCRSLTVLEGLDSCTALKELNIEGCHSLTALEGLQSRLKKLQIWGSQSLKCLQLDSCTALEEFKIVGCRSLTVLEGLDSCTALKELNIKGCHSLTALEGLQSRLKKLQILGNQSLKCLQLDSCTALEEFKIVGCRSLTALEGLDSCTALKELNIEGWHSLTAPEGLQSRLKKLQIWDNQSLKCLQLDSCTALEEFKIVDCRSLTALEGLDSCRALKELNIEGCHSLTALEGLQSRLKKLQILGNQSLKCLQLDSCTALEELDINRCNSLTALDGLQSLGGLRYLKLSVCPGLPQCFEHLSIQGYELYPQLERLQIDGPSFLTKSFCKHLTSLQRLQFNALLSQVTKLTDEQESALRLLTSLQELDFWSCRGLADLPVGLHSLPSLKRLKISNCRSISRLPQMGLPPTLEELDVSWCSDELSEQCRKLATSKLKVRIDDKEYVVNR; encoded by the exons ATGGAGGCGGTAGAGGACACCTACGTGGAGGCCGCGATCCTATGGCTGGCGCAAACCATCCTGGCGAGCCTCCTTGCTGGCAAGCTGGAGGCGTGGCTTCGCCAAGTTGGGCTCGCCGACGACACCGAGAAGCTCAGGTATGAGATCCTGAGGGTCGAGACGGTGGTTGCTGCTGGGAAGGGGAGGGCGACCGGGAACAAGCTGCTGGCCCGATGTCTCTGCCGTCTCAAGGAGCTGATGTATGATGCTGACGACGTGGTCGACGAGCTCGACTACTACAGGCTCAAACACCAGGTCGAAGGAG ATCCGACTGCTTGTGCTACTGAGCCCGAAAGCACGGACGGacttcagcagcagcaggtcGAAAGAg TTACGCTTGCTCGCGCTATCGAGCCCGAAGGCACGGTTGGAGATGGATCGAGGGACAACGCTGGTACATCGAGTAGGAGCGACCGCAAAAAACGGTCCAAGGCATGGAAAGACTTTATTGTTGTTACAGAAGACGCTGACGGAAAGCCAAAGACAGCGCAGTGTATCCACTGCGACGCAAAGCTTGGATGCGACCCTCGTAACGGGACATCAGTTTTGCGCAATCATTCCAAGAGTGACAGTTGCAAGAGAAAACGTGCAGCAAGTGAACAACCGTCAAACCCTTCATTTTCCTCCTGTAGTGCCGGTGATGGTGCACAAAATGGGGCCACTGTTTCGATTCATGATTCAGACagcagaaaaagaaagagaattgATGAGGCGTCAGCACACAACACGGCAGCTAACAAAAACCCCTGGAACAAGGCCGAATTCTGCAATAGAATCGAACAAACGACCAATCAGTTAAAAGAGGCTATCAGTGAGGTTCAGAAGCTATATGGATCAGACTCCGTTGCAAGTACGAATGTCTGTAAGAACACAGCTGCAGATCCGCGCCGAAGAACATCAAGTCTTGTTCAACGCAAAATGTATGGGAGACTTGCTGAGAAGGACTCCATCATGAAGCTGATGACAGAAGACAAATCTGACAGTGTACTTGTTTTGCCTATTGTAGGCATTGGAGGAATCGGGAAGACAGCTCTTGCTCAACACATATACAATGACCCAACTGTGAAAAGCCAGTTTGACCACAGGATATGGGTTTGGGTGTCTAACAGTGTAGATGAAGTGAGACTCGCAAGGGAGATGTTAGACTTTGTTTCTGAAGAAAAGCATGAAGGAATAAGCAGCTTGGCCAAACTTCAGGAGATCTTGCAGAGTCATGTCACATCAAATAGGTTTCTACTTATTTTGGATGATGTCTGGGGCAACATGGATGAGCACACATGGAGCAAACTGTTGGCTCCATTGAAGTCTGACAATGCGAAGGGCAATGTCATTATTGTGACCACTAGACAAAtatctattgcaaaaagaaTAGGCACAGTTGAACCGATTAAGTTAGATGGTTTACAGGATTATAATTTCTGGTTATTATTTAGAGCATGTGCATTTGGTGATGACAAATACGAAGGACATCCAAGTCTAAACATCATCGGTTGGCAAATAGCAAAGAAGTTACAGGGTAACCCATTAGCAGCAGAAACTGCAGGGATGCTATTAAGAGAGCATCTTATCATTGACCATTGGAGTAACATTCTAAAGAATGAAAACTGGAAATCCCTAAAACTCAATGGAGGCATCATGCCTGCTTTGAAGCTTAGCTATGATTACCTACCTGACCACTTACAACATTGCTTCAGGTATTGTTGTCTGTTCCCCAAGGATCATCACTTTGGTGGAGTGGAGTTAGTCCGAATTTGGATTTCACAAGGATTTGTGGATAGTAGCCATACCAGTAAAAGTTTAGAGGACACAGGGAATAACTATTTGGCTGATTTGATGGACTCGAGCTTGTTTGAGCAAGTCAAATGTAAGCGGCATTCTCAGGAATGCTTTGTCATGCATGGTCTTATGCATGATTTAGCTTGGAAGGTTTCAAGAGCTGAATTTGGGACTATAGATGGCTGGGACTGTGAAGAAATCTTACCAACTGTGCGCCATCTATCAATAGTTACTGATTCTGCTTTTTCTCATGAAAAAATGGAAGAAAATCCGCTGCAGGTTGAATCTGTGAGAAAGCTGAGGTCCTTGATATTAATTGGCAATTATGACCCGTCTTTTTTCAGATACTTCCAGAATATGTTCAAACAAGCAGAAAATTTACGTTTGCTGCAAATCTCTGCAACTTCTGTTGATTTTGTTTCTTTCCTGCACAATTTGGAATGTCGTACCCATCTTCGCTACCTGAAACTTGAGAACAAATGGATTGGTGAAGATTTGTCGATACCTATGAGCAAGTTTTACCATCTTGAAGTATTAGATGCTGGACACCCAACTATAGTTCATGGTATGATTGATCTTGTCAGCATGAGGTATCTTCTTGTGACAAAGGGAGCACGCTCTTCTATTACTAGTGTTGGTGAAATGAGCAATCATCAAGATGTGCCGAATTTCACGGATCAAAATTCTAGCTGCTCTGAGATAACACAACTTCAATCCATGAACAAGCTTGTACAACTTGGTGTGTTTCAACTCGAAAATGTCAGTAGTGCCGAGGCTTATGGGCCAAAACTGAGAGATAAACAACACTTGCAAAAGCTTCACTTGTCTTGGAACGATACTTTGTCACAGGATGGATATGATAGTCGAAGTTCTGGACAATTTGTTGACACAGCGAAAGAGGTTCTTGAGGGTCTTGAACCACATCGCAACCTAAAGCATCTACAGATTTCTGGGTACAGCAGTGCTACCTCCCCAGTTTGGCTTGGTACTTCAGTTTACTGTTTGCAGACGCTTCATCTCGAGGATTGTGGAGAATGGCAAATACTTCCCTCTCTGGGAAGGCTATCGTTTCTTACAAAATTGAAGTTAAGGAAAATGCAGAAAGTAACAGAACTATCGATTCCTTCACTGGAGGAGCTGGTGCTGATTGAAATGCCACAGTTGGAGAGATGTTCCTGCAATTCCGTGAGGGACTTGAACTCTAGTTTAAGGATACTGAAGATTAAGAGATGCAGTGAACTGAAGGTCTTTCCTCTCTTCGAGAGCTGCGAGAAACTCAAAATCGAGAAGAAGTCATGGTTGTCCCATCTTACGAAGCTTACCATCCGTGATTGTCCTCGTTTAACGATATCAAATCCTCTACCACCTTCAAGTAGCGGTTGTAAATTGTCCATCGCGAGAGTTTCGACACTTCCAACGATGGAGGGATCATCCAATGGAGAATTGATAATTAAAGACGATTCCGATTCCGATCCATGTTTTCCATGTGATGAGGATTCCGATGGGCTGACAAACCTGGACGACAAAATTGTGTCATTCCATAATCTGAGGGACCTGACTCGCTTGCAAATAGCAGGGTGTGAAAATCTATCGTCTATTTCACTCGAAGGTTTCAGGCAACTCGTCAGCTTAAAGAGTTTGGAAATAGTCTGCTGCACAAAACTTTTCTCTTCAGTTGTTCTGCCAGAGCATACCCATGAATACATGGCAGACGCAAATTTCATCGCCCTCCCATCTCTCAAGCATCTCAGGATTGATTCATGTGGAATAACCGGGAAGTGGCTAACTGTGATACTAAAACATGTACCACGATTAGAGGAGTTGCATTTAAAGAATCTGAATGTATCAGGGCTATTGATAGAAGGGAAAGAGAGTGGTTTATCACATCTTGAGAAATTGAGTATTGTTTGTTGTAGATCGCTCACCGCGCTTGAGGGCTTGGATTCCTGCACAACACTGGAGAAATTGAATATTGTTAGTTGTGCATCTCTCACCGCACTAGAGGGCTTGGATTCCTGCACAGCACTGAAGGAATTGAATATTGAGGGTTGTCATTCGCTCACCGCGCTAGAGGGCTTGCAATCCCgcctaaaaaaattacaaatattggGCAACCAAAGTTTGAAATGTCTACAGCTGGATTTCTGCACAGCACTGGAGGAATTTAAAATTGTTGGTTGTAGATCTCTCACCGCACTAGAGGGCTTGGATTCCTGCACAGCACTGAAGGAATTGAATATTGAGGGTTGTTATTCGCTCACCGCGCTAGAGGGCTTGCAATCCCGCctaaaaaaactacaaatatgGGACAGCCAAAGTTTGAAATGTCTACAGCTGGATTCCTGCACAGTACTGGAGGAATTTAAAATTGTTGGTTGTAGATCTCTCACCGCACTAGAGGGCTTGGATTCCTGCACAGCACTGAAGGAATTGAATATTGAGGGTTGTCATTCGCTCACCGCGCTAGAGGGCTTGCAATCCCgcctaaaaaaattacaaatattgaGCAACCAAAGTTTGAAATGTCTACAGCTGGATTCCTGCACAGCACTGGAGGAATTTAAAATTGTTGGTTGTAGATCTCTCACCGCACTAGAGGGCTTGGATTCCTGCACAGCACTGAAGGAATTGAATATTGAGGGTTGTCATTCGCTCACCGCGCTAGAGGGCTTGCAATCTCGCctaaaaaaactacaaatatgGGGCAGCCAAAGTTTGAAATGTCTACAGCTGGATTCCTGCACAGCACTGGAGGAATTTAAAATTGTTGGTTGTAGATCTCTCACCGTACTAGAGGGCTTGGATTCCTGCACAGCACTGAAGGAATTGAATATTGAGGGTTGTCATTCGCTCACCGCGCTAGAGGGCTTGCAATCCCGCctaaaaaaactacaaatatgGGGCAGCCAAAGTTTGAAATGTCTACAGCTGGATTCCTGCACAGCACTGGAGGAATTTAAAATTGTTGGTTGTAGATCTCTCACCGTACTAGAGGGCTTGGATTCCTGCACAGCACTGAAGGAATTGAATATTAAGGGTTGTCATTCGCTCACCGCGCTAGAGGGCTTGCAATCCCgcctaaaaaaattacaaatattagGCAACCAAAGTTTGAAATGTCTACAGCTGGATTCCTGCACAGCACTGGAGGAATTTAAAATTGTTGGTTGTAGATCTCTCACCGCACTAGAGGGCTTGGATTCCTGCACAGCACTTAAGGAATTGAATATTGAGGGTTGGCATTCGCTCACCGCGCCAGAGGGCTTGCAATCCCGCctaaaaaaactacaaatatgGGACAACCAAAGTTTGAAATGTCTACAGCTGGATTCCTGCACAGCACTGGAGGAATTTAAAATTGTTGATTGTAGATCTCTCACCGCACTAGAGGGCTTGGATTCCTGCAGAGCACTGAAAGAATTGAATATTGAGGGTTGTCATTCGCTCACCGCGCTAGAGGGCTTACAATCCCgcctaaaaaaattacaaatattggGCAACCAAAGTTTGAAATGTCTACAGCTGGATTCCTGCACAGCACTAGAGGAATTGGATATTAATAGGTGTAATTCGCTCACCGCGCTAGATGGCTTGCAATCCCTCGGCGGTCTCAGGTATTTGAAATTATCCGTCTGCCCTGGTTTACCTCAATGTTTTGAGCATCTGTCAATACAGGGCTATGAGCTGTACCCTCAACTGGAAAGGCTTCAGATCGATGGCCCCTCTTTCCTTACCAAGTCATTCTGCAAGCACCTCACTTCCCTCCAACGCCTACAATTCAACGCTTTGCTCAGCCAAGTTACGAAACTAACAGATGAGCAGGAGAGTGCGCTTCGTCTCCTCACGTCCCTCCAGGAGCTCGATTTTTGGAGTTGCCGGGGTCTAGCAGATCTTCCTGTGGGTCTCCACAGCCTTCCCTCCCTCAAGAGGTTGAAGATCTCCAATTGTAGGAGTATCTCAAGACTGCCACAAATGGGCCTCCCACCTACGCTGGAAGAGTTGGATGTTAGCTGGTGCAGCGATGAGCTATCTGAGCAATGCAGAAAGCTAGCAACAAGCAAGCTAAAG GTCAGAATTGATGACAAGGAATATGTTGTGAATCGTTGA